From Montipora foliosa isolate CH-2021 chromosome 6, ASM3666993v2, whole genome shotgun sequence, a single genomic window includes:
- the LOC138006376 gene encoding uncharacterized protein KIAA1958 homolog has translation MADNCRFEEISSAEMDKLLDNSSSKSTLKATKYGMRLFDEWRASPVGSKFSKPIEEMSKEELNSCLKYFYTSARKQDGSYFKATSLKSIRAAIDRHLRSPPHNKQFSIISDAAFSQANRVLSSFVKNLKTSGKIKGVVHRQVITKEHLEKLFNSSQLGPANSQDPAQLQRTVWFYIGLYFGRRGLENQRHLKSAMLVLKKAPDGAEYFELDRQVASASTLLQSDGKDESDARVMFPVVGSSRCPVMTIKNYLSHLNSTSDLLFQRPKDKRRQNFNSRDMVWYLPGPVGRTTLDKLMTEMSRNAGIKENLTKQSLKATSQSILSGTSSLKEESVKAYESSQVEYLSECLKKQSFKSDLLANFVANEPPTSRHDPKFVGTIIEIQQRQPKDSAAGSPIVLEVRQIPITVQEESRKQIIVCSSGKNANEEHQLERVNVLPLPDILRYTTPQKQVMNKLIPIAPRPEKKCS, from the exons ATGGCGGACAATTGCAGGTTTGAAGAAATATCATCAGCTGAAATGGACAAGCTACTCGATAACTCCAGTTCAAAATCGACGCTGAAGGCTACAAAATATGGTATGCGGCTATTTGACG AATGGCGAGCCAGTCCTGTTGGATCAAAGTTTTCGAAACCGATTGAGGAAATGTCAAAAGAGGAATTGAattcttgtttgaaatatttttataCTTCAGCGAGAAAGCAAGATGGCTCTTACTTCAAGGCCACGTCACTGAAATCAATTCGAGCAGCCATCGACCGGCATTTGCGATCACCACCACACAATAAACAATTTTCGATTATTTCCGATGCAGCTTTCTCACAGGCAAATAGAGTGCTATCTTCCTTTGTTAAGAATCTCAAAACCTCAGGTAAAATCAAGGGAGTCGTTCATAGGCAAGTGATAACGAAAGAACACCTTGAAAAGCTGTTCAACAGCAGTCAACTTGGACCAGCAAACAGTCAAGATCCAGCTCAGTTACAAAGAACCGTGTGGTTTTACATCGGTTTGTACTTCGGACGTCGCGGACTAGAAAATCAGCGACATCTGAAGTCCGCAATGCTTGTCTTGAAAAAGGCACCCGACGGAGCCGAATACTTTGAACTCGACAGGCAGGTCGCGTCAGCGTCGACTTTACTCCAAAGTGATGGCAAAGATGAGTCAGATGCTAGGGTTATGTTTCCTGTTGTTGGTTCCTCAAGATGTCCGGTGATGACCATCAAAAATTATTTATCTCATTTAAATTCTACTTCCGATTTACTTTTTCAAAGACCTAAAGACAAGAGAAGGCAGAACTTTAACAGTCGAGACATGGTTTGGTACTTGCCTGGTCCAGTGGGTAGAACCACTCTCGATAAGCTGATGACAGAAATGAGCAGAAATGCGGGAATCAAAGAAAACCTTACCAAGCAAAGCCTAAAGGCCACTTCTCAGTCTATATTATCGGGTACCTCGAGCTTGAAAGAGGAGTCAGTCAAGGCATATGAATCCAGCCAAGTCGAGTATCTTTCAGAGTGTTTAAAAAAGCAGTCGTTTAAATCTGATCTTTTGgccaactttgtcgcgaatgaACCTCCGACTTCGCGACATGACCCCAAATTCGTTGGTACAATCATTGAAATTCAGCAGCGACAGCCGAAAGATTCTGCAGCAGGGTCGCCTATTGTTTTGGAAGTACGGCAAATACCCATTACAGTGCAAGAGGAATCGCGAAAGCAAATAATTGTCTGCAGTAGCGGCAAAAACGCAAATGAAGAACATCAATTGGAACGTGTCAATGTCCTTCCTCTTCCAGATATCTTACGCTACACGACACCTCAGAAGCAAGTGATGAATAAGCTGATTCCTATCGCTCCTCGCCCAGAAAAAAAGTGCTCCTAA